A part of Synchiropus splendidus isolate RoL2022-P1 chromosome 19, RoL_Sspl_1.0, whole genome shotgun sequence genomic DNA contains:
- the kpnb1 gene encoding importin subunit beta-1, with the protein MELITILEKTVSPDRNELEAAQKFLEQAAIENLPTFLVELSKVLANPGNTQVARVAAGLQVKNSLTSKDPDVKTQYQQRWLAIDTNARREIKNYVLQTLGTETYRPSSASQCVAGIACAEIPVNQWPQLIPQLVANVTDPSSTEHMKESTLEAIGYICQDIDPEQLQENANQILTAIIQGMRKEEPSNNVKLAATNALLNSLEFTRANFDKETERHFIMQVVCEATQCPDTRVRVAALQNLVKIMSLYYQYMETYMGPALFAITIEAMKSDIDEVALQGIEFWSNVCDEEMDLAIEASEASEQGRPPEHTSKFYAKGALQYLVPILNQTLIKQDENDDDDDWNPCKAAGVCLMLLSTCCEDDVVPHVLPFIKDNIKHHDWRNRDASVMAFGSILEGPELNQLKPLVVHAMPTLIELMKDPSVVVRDTTAWTVGRICELLPEAAIIEIYLSPLLQCLIEGLGAEPRVAANVCWALSSLAQAAYEATDTAEDQEGPATYCLSSSFEIIVQKLLETTDRPDGHQNNLRSAAYEALMEIVKNSAKDCYPAVQKTTLVVMERLQQVLQMESHIQSTSDRIQFNDLQSMLCATLQNVLRKVQHQDALQISDVVMGSLLRMFQSTAGSGGVQEDALMAVSTLVEVLGADFQKYMDAFKPFLAIGLKNYAEYQVCLAAVGLVCDLCRALNTSMIPYCDEIMQLLLENLGNENVHRSVKPQILSAFGDIALAIGGEFKKYVEIVLDTLQQASQAQVDKTDYDMVDYLNELRESCLEAYTGIIQGLKGDQENVHPDVMLVQPRVEFILSFIHHIAEDEDHSDGVVGSAAGLIGDLCAAFGKDVMKLVEVRPQINDLLTEGRRSKTSKTKTLANWATKQLRKLKSQA; encoded by the exons ATGGAGCTCATTACGATTCTTGAGAAAACGGTCTCTCCAG ATCGGAATGAACTGGAGGCGGCGCAGAAGTTTCTGGAGCAGGCGGCCATCGAGAACCTG CCCACGTTCCTGGTGGAGCTGTCCAAGGTGCTGGCCAATCCAGGGAACACTCAGGTGGCTCGAGTTGCAGCTGGTCTCCAGGTCAAGAACTCACTGACATCTAAAGACCCAGATGTGAAGACCCAGTACCAGCAGCGATGGCTGGCCATCGACACCAACGCCCGCCGTGAGATCAAGAACTAC GTTTTGCAGACTCTGGGTACCGAGACCTACCGGCCCAGTTCTGCGTCGCAGTGTGTTGCAGGGATAGCTTGCGCTGAGATTCCCGTTAACCAGTGGCCCCAGCTGATCCCACAGCTGGTGGCCAATGTGACCGACCCATCCAGCACCGAGCACATGAAGGAGTCCACGCTGGAGGCCATTGGATACATCTGCCAGGACATA GACccagagcagctgcaggagaacgCCAACCAGATCCTGACAGCCATCATCCAGGGCATGAGGAAGGAGGAGCCCAGCAACAACGTCAAGCTGGCTGCCACCAACGCCTTGCTCAACTCTCTGGAGTTCACCAGAGCCAACTTTGATAAGGAG ACGGAGAGACACTTCATCATGCAGGTGGTTTGTGAGGCCACCCAGTGTCCAGACACGAGG GTGCGAGTTGCGGCGCTGCAGAACTTGGTGAAGATCATGTCTCTCTACTACCAGTACATGGAAACCTACATGGGCCCTGCTCTCTTTGCT ATCACCATTGAAGCGATGAAGAGCGACATCGATGAGGTTGCGCTGCAGGGTATTGAGTTCTGGTCCAACGTTTGTGACGAGGAAATGGACTTGGCCATCGAAGCTTCAGAG GCCTCGGAGCAGGGCCGCCCACCGGAACACACCAGTAAGTTCTATGCCAAAGGAGCGCTGCAGTACCTGGTCCCGATCCTGAACCAGACCCTCATTAAGCAG GACGAGAATGACGATGACGACGACTGGAACCCGTGCAAGGCAGCGGGTGTGTGTCTGATGCTCCTGTCCACCTGCTGCGAGGACGACGTGGTTCCTCATGTGCTGCCCTTCATCAAGGATAACATCAAACACCACGACTGGCGGAACAGAGACGCATCCGTCATGGCCTTTGGCTCCATCCTGGAGGGGCCGGAGCTCAACCAGCTGAAACCGCTGGTGGTCCAC GCCATGCCCACGCTGATCGAGCTGATGAAGGACCCGAGCGTGGTGGTCAGAGACACAACTGCCTGGACCGTGGGTCGGATTTGTGAGCTGCTCCCTGAGGCTGCCATCATCGAGATCTATCTGTCTCCACTGCTGCAGTGCCTGATCGAGGGCCTCGGCGCTGAGCCCAGAGTGGCCGCCAACGTCTGCTGG GCTTTGAGCTCCCTGGCGCAGGCTGCGTACGAAGCCACGGACACGGCCGAGGACCAAGAGGGGCCGGCCACCTACTGCCTGTCGTCCTCCTTCGAGATCATCGTCCAGAAACTGCTGGAGACGACAGACAG ACCAGACGGACACCAGAACAACCTGCGCTCTGCAGCCTACGAGGCTCTGATGGAGATCGTGAAGAACAGCGCCAAAGACTGTTACCCTGCAGTGCAGAAGACGACCCTGGTCGTCATGGAGCGCCTGCAGCAAGTCCTGCAGATGGAG TCGCACATCCAGAGCACGTCGGATCGGATCCAGTTCAACGACCTGCAGTCGATGCTCTGCGCCACCCTGCAG AACGTTCTGCGGAAGGTCCAGCACCAGGACGCGCTGCAGATCTCTGACGTTGTCATGGGCTCCCTCCTCAGGATGTTCCAGAGCACTGCAGGCTCAGGCGGCGTGCAGGAGGACGCTCTGATGGCGGTGTCCACACTGGTGGAGG TCCTAGGAGCAGACTTCCAAAAGTACATGGATGCCTTCAAGCCTTTCCTCGCCATTGGACTGAAGAACTACGCCGAGTACCAG GTGTGTCTGGCTGCCGTGGGCCTGGTGTGTGACCTGTGCCGTGCGCTGAACACCAGCATGATTCCATACTGCGACGAGATCatgcagctgctcctggagaaCCTGGGG AACGAGAATGTCCACCgctcagtgaagcctcagatcCTCTCTGCCTTCGGGGACAtcgccctggccatcggagggGAGTTTAAGAAATACGTGGAGATTGTTCTGGACACACTGCAGCAGGCGTCCCAGGCCCAGGTGGACAAG ACGGACTACGACATGGTGGACTACCTGAACGAGCTGCGAGAGAGTTGCCTGGAAGCGTACACGGGCATCATCCAGGGCTTAAAGGGAGACCAGGAGAACGTGCACC CGGACGTCATGCTGGTGCAGCCGCGGGTGGAGTTCATCCTGTCCTTCATCCATCACATCGCTGAAGACGAGGACCACTCAGACGGTGTGGTGGG
- the zgc:158376 gene encoding F-box/LRR-repeat protein 19 isoform X2, whose product MSGSKALAGGARRRRTRCRRCQACMRSECGECHFCKDMKKFGGPGRMKQSCLLRQCTAPVLPHTAVCFACGEAGKEDTVDSEEEKFSWSLMECTICNEIIHPSCLKMNRTDGIINEEIPNCWECPKCHKEGKTSKDPVDGFGKRRPDNGEVGRWKLTDDPPPKKKAPPSEEGGRSDGGHKRKKEKEGPADIGTTKKKMKAAHEKRPKKPKQEESNGPVPMAGAGATPSSASQSAGGATSMDQRSHHREKLERFKRMCMLERRPESSSSSSSSSESDSESDSEESLQEGGSSPSSPALPPPVDYGTSSGVRGEKSHSELERERERDRRLAELGFSASEESEGEGGGEEEEEEEPDKMRRRMDLGPLRGRKGPMLDRDEDITPHTDRNRKHSLPPHPPLSSNQMPPPSQQDDSMGKRSNGQEARNGRTRGGVGGGGSREGGEKENSGTVLTNHRHGVVGGIKGSRGNKVRSNTKSQTSVSRPSSSLPSSNGGAEGGGSGSLMSAMAASPCSQPSRLTPRSQMMKRSPPAVPSPPRPVQMERHLVRPPPTCPEPSCLPLDSGSAHVMSRDTWLRVFQYLSQKELCVCMRVCRTWSRWCCDKRLWTRIDLSRQRSITPPMLSGIIRRQPVSLNLGYTNISKKQLMWLINRLQGLEELVVAGCGWSVVSGLCQVVCPCLKLLDLSRVEELKDSHLRELLAPPADGRTAAQGETRVGRFHNVSELRLAGLELTDASSRLLVRFVPQLLKLDLSQCVLLTDQAVLTITSPLSPLRESLTHLNLAGCVKVTEQSVPLLRRCSSLQTVDLRSCSLLSSDNSGLLSFPASSCASSTAAAPCPPEDRPLLKNS is encoded by the exons ATGTCGGGCAGTAAGGCGCTGGCCGGGGGGGCTCGGCGCAGGCGGACCCGCTGCCGGCGCTGCCAGGCCTGCATGAGAAGCGAGTGTGGAGAGTGTCACTTCTGCAAAGACATGAAGAAGTTCGGAGGACCTGGACGCATGAAGCAGTCGTGTCTGCTGCGACAGTGCACTGCG CCGGTGCTGCCGCACACCGCTGTGTGTTTCGCGTGTGGGGAGGCTGGGAAGGAGGACACGGTGGACTCGGAGGAGGAGAAGTTCAGCTGGTCCTTGATGGAATGTACCATCTGCAACGAGATCATCCACCCGAGCTGCCTGAAG ATGAACCGGACTGATGGGATCATCAACGAAGAGATTCCAAACTGCTGGGAATGTCCAAAGTGCCACAAGGAAGGGAAAACCAGTAAG GACCCTGTGGATGGATTTGGCAAACGACGGCCGGATAATGGGGAGGTTGGCCGCTGGAAGCTAACGGACGACCCACCTCCAAAAAAGAAGGCCCCACCCTCAGAAGAAGGGGGTAGGTCTGATGGGGGCCacaagaggaagaaggagaaggaaggcCCTGCTGATATCGGCACCACCAAGAAGAAG ATGAAGGCAGCCCACGAGAAACGCCCTAAAAAG CCCAAGCAAGAGgagtccaatggtccagtgccCATGGCAGGAGCGGGAGCGACCCCTAGCTCTGCATCACAGAGCGCCGGAGGTGCAACCAGCATGGACCAGCGCTCTCACCACAGAGAGAAGCTCGAGAGGTTCAAGAGGATGTGCATGCTGGAGCGGCGGCCCGAGTCCTCGTCCTCATCATCCTCTAGCTCCGAGTCGGATTctgagtctgactctgaagagtCCCTACAAGAGGGCGGCTCCTCCCCATCCtcacctgctcttcctccacctgtcGACTACGGGACCAGCAGTGGGGTGCGTGGCGAGAAGAGCCACAGCGAGCTGGAGCGCGAACGAGAGCGTGATCGCAGACTCGCAGAACTCGGCTTCAGTGCCAGCGAGGAGTCTGAGGGCGAGGGAGgcggtgaggaagaggaggaggaggagcctgacAAAATGCGTCGGCGAATGGACCTTGGGCCGCTGCGCGGCAGGAAGGGACCTATGTTGGACAGAGACGAGGACATCACTCCCCACAcagacaggaacaggaaacattCCCTCCCACCAcaccctcccctctcctccaaTCAAATGCCGCCTCCGTCACAGCAGGATGACTCAATGGGGAAACGTAGCAACGGTCAGGAGGCGCGTAACGGACGGACTCGTGGCGGGGTAGGAGGAGgtgggtcaagagaaggaggggaGAAGGAGAACAGTGGCACTGTTCTGACAAATCACAGGCACGGGGTAGTGGGCGGGATCAAAGGCAGCCGTGGCAACAAGGTGCGAAGCAACACCAAGAGTCAGACATCCGTCTCCAGACCCAGCTCCTCGCTCCCATCCTCGAATGGGGGAGCTGAGGGAGGGGGGAGCGGCTCGTTGATGTCCGCCATGGCGGCGTCGCCCTGCTCGCAGCCGTCCCGCCTTACGCCGCGCTCACAGATGATGAAGCGAAGTCCCCCAGCTGTGCCATCTCCACCGCGACCCGTCCAGATGGAGCGCCACTTGGTGAGACCGCCGCCCACCTGTCCGGAGCCCAGCTGCCTCCCACTGGACTCCGGTTCTGCCCATGTCATGTCCCGGGACACTTGGCTGAGGGTGTTCCAGTACTTGAGCCAGAAGGAgctctgtgtgtgcatgaggGTGTGTCGCACCTGGAGCCGCTG GTGTTGTGACAAACGTCTGTGGACTCGGATCGATCTGAGCCGCCAGCGCTCGATCACCCCACCAATGCTGAGCGGCATCATTCGGCGGCAGCCGGTGTCCCTGAACCTTGGATACACAAACATCTCCAAGAAGCAGCTGATGTGGCTCATTAACCGTTTGCAGG GTCTGGAGGAGCTGGTGGTGGCGGGCTGCGGCTGGTCGGTGGTCTCGGGTCTGTGTCAGGTGGTCTGTCCCTGTCTGAAGCTGCTGGACTTGAGTCgcgtggaggagctgaaggactCTCACCTGAGGGAGCTGCTGGCGCCTCCTGCTGATGGGCGGACAG CTGCCCAAGGAGAGACTCGGGTTGGACGCTTCCACAACGTCAGCGAGCTGCGCCTGGCAGGGCTGGAACTGACGGACGCATCCTCTCGCCTCCTGGTCCGCTTCGTCCCCCAGCTGCTCAAGCTGGACCTCAGCCAGTGTGTCCTGTTGACCGACCAGGCCGTCCTCACCATCACCTCCCCCTTGTCTCCCCTGAGAGAGAGTCTCACCCACCTGAACCTAGCAG GGTGTGTGAAGGTGACGGAGCAGAGCGTCCCACTGCTCCGGCGCTGCTCCTCCCTGCAAACGGTTGACCTGCGTTCCtgctccctgctctcctctGACAACAGCGGGTTGCTCTCCTTCCCCGCCTCCTCCTgcgcctcctccacagctgctgctccatgtCCTCCTGAAGACAGACCGCTGCTCAAGAACAGTTAA
- the zgc:158376 gene encoding F-box/LRR-repeat protein 19 isoform X1, translated as MSGSKALAGGARRRRTRCRRCQACMRSECGECHFCKDMKKFGGPGRMKQSCLLRQCTAPVLPHTAVCFACGEAGKEDTVDSEEEKFSWSLMECTICNEIIHPSCLKMNRTDGIINEEIPNCWECPKCHKEGKTSKDPVDGFGKRRPDNGEVGRWKLTDDPPPKKKAPPSEEGGRSDGGHKRKKEKEGPADIGTTKKKMKAAHEKRPKKKPKQEESNGPVPMAGAGATPSSASQSAGGATSMDQRSHHREKLERFKRMCMLERRPESSSSSSSSSESDSESDSEESLQEGGSSPSSPALPPPVDYGTSSGVRGEKSHSELERERERDRRLAELGFSASEESEGEGGGEEEEEEEPDKMRRRMDLGPLRGRKGPMLDRDEDITPHTDRNRKHSLPPHPPLSSNQMPPPSQQDDSMGKRSNGQEARNGRTRGGVGGGGSREGGEKENSGTVLTNHRHGVVGGIKGSRGNKVRSNTKSQTSVSRPSSSLPSSNGGAEGGGSGSLMSAMAASPCSQPSRLTPRSQMMKRSPPAVPSPPRPVQMERHLVRPPPTCPEPSCLPLDSGSAHVMSRDTWLRVFQYLSQKELCVCMRVCRTWSRWCCDKRLWTRIDLSRQRSITPPMLSGIIRRQPVSLNLGYTNISKKQLMWLINRLQGLEELVVAGCGWSVVSGLCQVVCPCLKLLDLSRVEELKDSHLRELLAPPADGRTAAQGETRVGRFHNVSELRLAGLELTDASSRLLVRFVPQLLKLDLSQCVLLTDQAVLTITSPLSPLRESLTHLNLAGCVKVTEQSVPLLRRCSSLQTVDLRSCSLLSSDNSGLLSFPASSCASSTAAAPCPPEDRPLLKNS; from the exons ATGTCGGGCAGTAAGGCGCTGGCCGGGGGGGCTCGGCGCAGGCGGACCCGCTGCCGGCGCTGCCAGGCCTGCATGAGAAGCGAGTGTGGAGAGTGTCACTTCTGCAAAGACATGAAGAAGTTCGGAGGACCTGGACGCATGAAGCAGTCGTGTCTGCTGCGACAGTGCACTGCG CCGGTGCTGCCGCACACCGCTGTGTGTTTCGCGTGTGGGGAGGCTGGGAAGGAGGACACGGTGGACTCGGAGGAGGAGAAGTTCAGCTGGTCCTTGATGGAATGTACCATCTGCAACGAGATCATCCACCCGAGCTGCCTGAAG ATGAACCGGACTGATGGGATCATCAACGAAGAGATTCCAAACTGCTGGGAATGTCCAAAGTGCCACAAGGAAGGGAAAACCAGTAAG GACCCTGTGGATGGATTTGGCAAACGACGGCCGGATAATGGGGAGGTTGGCCGCTGGAAGCTAACGGACGACCCACCTCCAAAAAAGAAGGCCCCACCCTCAGAAGAAGGGGGTAGGTCTGATGGGGGCCacaagaggaagaaggagaaggaaggcCCTGCTGATATCGGCACCACCAAGAAGAAG ATGAAGGCAGCCCACGAGAAACGCCCTAAAAAG AAGCCCAAGCAAGAGgagtccaatggtccagtgccCATGGCAGGAGCGGGAGCGACCCCTAGCTCTGCATCACAGAGCGCCGGAGGTGCAACCAGCATGGACCAGCGCTCTCACCACAGAGAGAAGCTCGAGAGGTTCAAGAGGATGTGCATGCTGGAGCGGCGGCCCGAGTCCTCGTCCTCATCATCCTCTAGCTCCGAGTCGGATTctgagtctgactctgaagagtCCCTACAAGAGGGCGGCTCCTCCCCATCCtcacctgctcttcctccacctgtcGACTACGGGACCAGCAGTGGGGTGCGTGGCGAGAAGAGCCACAGCGAGCTGGAGCGCGAACGAGAGCGTGATCGCAGACTCGCAGAACTCGGCTTCAGTGCCAGCGAGGAGTCTGAGGGCGAGGGAGgcggtgaggaagaggaggaggaggagcctgacAAAATGCGTCGGCGAATGGACCTTGGGCCGCTGCGCGGCAGGAAGGGACCTATGTTGGACAGAGACGAGGACATCACTCCCCACAcagacaggaacaggaaacattCCCTCCCACCAcaccctcccctctcctccaaTCAAATGCCGCCTCCGTCACAGCAGGATGACTCAATGGGGAAACGTAGCAACGGTCAGGAGGCGCGTAACGGACGGACTCGTGGCGGGGTAGGAGGAGgtgggtcaagagaaggaggggaGAAGGAGAACAGTGGCACTGTTCTGACAAATCACAGGCACGGGGTAGTGGGCGGGATCAAAGGCAGCCGTGGCAACAAGGTGCGAAGCAACACCAAGAGTCAGACATCCGTCTCCAGACCCAGCTCCTCGCTCCCATCCTCGAATGGGGGAGCTGAGGGAGGGGGGAGCGGCTCGTTGATGTCCGCCATGGCGGCGTCGCCCTGCTCGCAGCCGTCCCGCCTTACGCCGCGCTCACAGATGATGAAGCGAAGTCCCCCAGCTGTGCCATCTCCACCGCGACCCGTCCAGATGGAGCGCCACTTGGTGAGACCGCCGCCCACCTGTCCGGAGCCCAGCTGCCTCCCACTGGACTCCGGTTCTGCCCATGTCATGTCCCGGGACACTTGGCTGAGGGTGTTCCAGTACTTGAGCCAGAAGGAgctctgtgtgtgcatgaggGTGTGTCGCACCTGGAGCCGCTG GTGTTGTGACAAACGTCTGTGGACTCGGATCGATCTGAGCCGCCAGCGCTCGATCACCCCACCAATGCTGAGCGGCATCATTCGGCGGCAGCCGGTGTCCCTGAACCTTGGATACACAAACATCTCCAAGAAGCAGCTGATGTGGCTCATTAACCGTTTGCAGG GTCTGGAGGAGCTGGTGGTGGCGGGCTGCGGCTGGTCGGTGGTCTCGGGTCTGTGTCAGGTGGTCTGTCCCTGTCTGAAGCTGCTGGACTTGAGTCgcgtggaggagctgaaggactCTCACCTGAGGGAGCTGCTGGCGCCTCCTGCTGATGGGCGGACAG CTGCCCAAGGAGAGACTCGGGTTGGACGCTTCCACAACGTCAGCGAGCTGCGCCTGGCAGGGCTGGAACTGACGGACGCATCCTCTCGCCTCCTGGTCCGCTTCGTCCCCCAGCTGCTCAAGCTGGACCTCAGCCAGTGTGTCCTGTTGACCGACCAGGCCGTCCTCACCATCACCTCCCCCTTGTCTCCCCTGAGAGAGAGTCTCACCCACCTGAACCTAGCAG GGTGTGTGAAGGTGACGGAGCAGAGCGTCCCACTGCTCCGGCGCTGCTCCTCCCTGCAAACGGTTGACCTGCGTTCCtgctccctgctctcctctGACAACAGCGGGTTGCTCTCCTTCCCCGCCTCCTCCTgcgcctcctccacagctgctgctccatgtCCTCCTGAAGACAGACCGCTGCTCAAGAACAGTTAA
- the LOC128750935 gene encoding properdin-like has translation MCDRMTAEMRLVLVLVQVLVSVKPSVSVLCFSSVNRTSGQCDARLGEVDKDDCCLNINNGFQLSALEECQSCGYPMWTSWTPWSPCSVQCGDGVRQRTRTCFGVGQCDGPNIKLQMEPCTGICCDAKGWGSWNPWSPCSVSCGVQGVRKRARVCTGPPHCHSLCSGPSDEREPCQQNKACPVHGRWSEWASWSQCSGTCITDSMIPVRRRHRSCSDPAPSPHTVPPGQDCQGETEQVQLCTEINNCPVDGNWGAWSPPGPCSTTCEEGLQLSIRQCDSPAPKYGGKVCEGPTTKTIVCKNKCPVDGFWSGWSNWGECSASCVPQGGAVVRIRHRFCSNPAPSTHPPGRSCHGDPRDVQPCLNVPPCSVDGAWGSWSSFTPCPVTCGLGIQLSSRECKNPSPKHGGRRCPGDASRSRTCNTKVPCPVDGQWSAWLSWGPCTYAHDEDQDITCSTTGGLQWRTRKCLHRSHGGLACKGEDMIQSQVCYDVTGCDLKGNWEGWGSWTSCRPTCGPKSTRKRQMICSPDYSEYSPTIGIQNLKATFSGIPNADCGDPPNGQEIESQPCLNAPPCP, from the exons ATGTGCGACAGGATGACGGCAGAGATGCGCCTGGTTTTGGTTCTGGTTCAGGTCCTGGTGAGCGTAAAACCTTCAG tgaGTGTGCTCTGTTTCTCTAGTGTCAACAGAACCTCAGGTCAGTGTGATGCCAGGCTGGGTGAGGTGGACAAAGATGACTGTTGTTTGAACATCAACAATGGCTTCCAGCTTTCAGCCCTGGAAGAGTGTCAGTCCTGTGG CTATCCCATGTGGACTTCCTGGACTCCTTGGTCGCCATGTAGCGTCCAGTGCGGGGACGGAGTAAGGCAGAGGACACGGACATGTTTCGGTGTCGGCCAGTGTGATGGCCCAAACATCAAGCTGCAGATGGAACCGTGCACGGGAATCTGCTGTGATG caaaGGGATGGGGCTCGTGGAACCCCTGGTCACCATGTTCAGTTAGCTGTGGAGTACAGGGAGTCAGGAAGAGAGCGAGGGTCTGTACTGGTCCTCCCCACTGTCACTCGCTCTGCAGTGGTCCGTCAGATGAGAGGGAGCCTTGTCAGCAAAACAAGGCCTGTCCAg TCCATGGCCGCTGGTCCGAATGGGCCAGTTGGTCTCAGTGTTCTGGCACTTGTATCACCGACAGCATGATCCCAGTCAGACGACGTCATCGTTCCTGCTCTGACCCCGCTCCATCTCCTCACACGGTGCCCCCCGGACAGGACTGTCAAGGAGAAACAGAGCAGGTCCAGCTCTGCACCGAGATCAACAACTGTCCTG TGGACGGCAACTGGGGTGCGTGGTCTCCACCTGGACCCTGCTCAACCACCTGTGAGGAAGGACTACAGCTATCAATCCGACAGTGTGACAGCCCTGCCCCGAAATACGGTGGGAAAGTCTGTGAGGGTCCAACTACCAAGACCATTGTCTGCAAGAACAAATGTCCAg TGGATGGCTTTTGGTCTGGATGGTCAAATTGGGGCGAGTGCTCCGCCTCCTGCGTCCCACAAGGGGGTGCTGTGGTCAGGATACGCCACCGCTTCTGCTCTAACCCCGCCCCCTCCACCCACCCACCTGGTAggagttgccatggtgaccccAGAGACGTGCAGCCTTGCCTTAATGTGCCTCCCTGCTCAG TGGACGGGGCATGGGGGTCCTGGTCCTCCTTTACGCCTTGTCCAGTTACATGTGGGTTAGGGATTCAGCTGTCATCCAGGGAATGTAAAAACCCTTCCCCCAAACACGGAGGACGACGGTGTCCTGGTGATGCCAGCCGCAGCAGAACCTGCAATACCAAAGTCCCCTGTCCAG TGGATGGGCAGTGGTCAGCGTGGTTATCCTGGGGTCCGTGTACATATGCACATGACGAAGACCAGGACATCACATGCTCCACCACTGGTGGCCTGCAGTGGCGGACCCGGAAATGTTTGCACCGGAGTCATGGTGGTTTGGCTTGTAAAGGAGAGGACATGATCCAGAGTCAAGTGTGCTACGATGTCACCGGTTGTGATT tgaagggGAACTGGGAGGGCTGGGGTTCCTGGACCTCGTGTAGACCCACCTGTGGCCCGAAGTCCACTCGAAAGAGACAGATGATATGTTCCCCTGACTATTCTGAGTATAG tccCACCATAGGAATTCAAAATTTGAAAGCAACATTCAGCGGGATACCGAACGCAGACTGTGGGGATCCTCCTAACGGTCAAGAAATCGAGTCACAACCGTGCCTCAACGCCCCACCATGCCCTTGA
- the si:dkey-225f5.4 gene encoding uncharacterized protein si:dkey-225f5.4: protein MSGNNTCAGEGVSQTDAGKSEQQLQWGWITTATSADIQTPMMHSQHCLRHVVGEVTSDWLDRRRARVYLKIKMAALDAISMLQRCDQFLLSNGVAEMVDASNAGGMLLFLKDNFRVNKVLWCQLFALDSMMSLLDSLKSARELLSSSCPVIPGGARDRWKSLKLACVKKTEETEGLLMALYQQTTRMEEQQHTLKQLLQQLNAKKDLSEQLHESLLKTRTALQVCDDQLKKLQEKSEVVQGHMMAWQRLRNTLQEQVSASQETLQIQLMSVNQSEHSLQLLPYSTPDCNRSSDQLEPLRLSITWSQDDHFQLRVERSAGLLEEVLTGGHDELNAALLEVKQTYLSQADLLAEIQALRSSFAIDWCPTQRRLVCLMSSSLLCELSVDEGYPVSGHVHLLSVSRDGHPVDTSGLQPLDTPLSLTRWLLMLSSRLA from the exons ATGTCGGGAAACAACACATGCGCCGGAGAAGGCGTAAGTCAAACGGATGCTGGAAAgtcggagcagcagctccagtgggGCTGGATAACGACAGCGACATCTGCGGACATTCAAACTCCCATGATGCATAGCCAACACTGTTTACGTCATGTGGTGGGAGAGGTGACATCCGATTGGCTCGACCGTCGACGCGCGCGGGTGTATTTGAAAATCAAAATGGCTGCACTCGACGC TATCAGTATGTTACAGAGATGTGATCAGTTTCTCTTGAGCAATGGAGTCGCAGAGATGGTGGATGCCAGCAATGCAGGTGGCATGTTGCTCTTTCTCAAG GACAATTTTCGGGTCAACAAGGTTCTGTGGTGTCAGTTGTTTGCTTTGGACTCCATGATGTCTCTGCTCGACAGTCTGAAATCTGCCCGGGAGCTACTTTCATCATCCTGCCCTGTCATACCAG GTGGAGCTCGTGACAGATGGAAGTCTCTCAAACTGGCCTGTGTTAAAAAGACAGAGGAGACAGAGGGTCTCCTGATGGCTCTGTACCAGCAAACAACACGAATGGAGGAGCAGCAACACACTCTCAAACAACTGCTGCAACAACTGAATGCAAAG AAGGATCTGAGTGAGCAGCTACACGAGTCTCTTCTAAAGACCCGGACTGCTCTGCAGGTGTGTGATGATCAGCTAAAGAAGCTGCAGGAAAAGTCAGAAGTTGTACAAGGTCACATGATGGCTTGGCAGCGACTCAGGAACAC TCTGCAAGAGCAGGTATCAGCCAGTCAGGAAACGCTGCAGATACAACTGATGTCCGTCAACCAGTCGGAGCACTCTCTGCAGCTGTTGCCCTACTCTACACCTGACTGCAACAGGTCCTCAGACCAGTTGGAGCCACTGAGACTGTCCATCACTTGGAGCCAAGATGACCACTTCCAGCTGCGGGTGGAGAGAAGCGCTGGGCTGCTGGAGGAAGTTCTGACAGGAGGTCACGATGAGCTAAATGCTGCCCTCCTGGAGGTGAAGCAGACTTACCTGAGTCAAGCTGATTTGCTGGCGGAGATCCAGGCACTCCGATCCAG CTTTGCCATCGACTGGTGTCCGACTCAGCGCCGTCTTGTCTGCCTGATGTCATCTTCCCTGCTTTGCGAACTGTCAGTTGATGAGGGTTACCCTGTTAGTGGCCACGTCCACCTGCTGTCAGTCAGCAGAGATGGCCACCCGGTGGACACAAGTGGACTACAG CCCCTGGATACGCCTCTCTCGCTGACACGGTGGCTGTTGATGCTCAGCAGTCGCCTGGCCTGA